A portion of the bacterium genome contains these proteins:
- a CDS encoding replication-associated recombination protein A gives MKTALKIPLAEKLRPQTLDEVIGQEHLLGGDGILRQIVEKKEPVSLIFWGPAGTGKTTLSRIIAREMNADFIEISAVISGKKDIEKVIERARQNWNLQIRTVLFVDEIHRFNKSQQDAFLPHIESGLISLIGATTENPAFEIIAPLISRSRVLTLNPLSEFNIIEIISRAISKVSPKTQIDGDALQLLARISGGDARSTLGHLEIILTFEKKKITRKSVEKFAQDSSITYDKSGEEHYNTISAFIKSMRAGDVDATGFYLAKMLKAGEDPRYIARRMVIFASEDIGLAGNGALSLAVSAFDAVERIGMPQAGYNLFHCAVALAKSKKSRETTGVMYQSYDLAEKFPHARVPLHLRNSTSKITEELGYTEGYEWTAGFKHEKDYLPPEVRAYKNNSAHNKDLGHGVWTHQTEDLIQNSKT, from the coding sequence ATGAAAACCGCCCTCAAAATCCCCTTAGCAGAAAAACTCCGCCCCCAAACTCTTGACGAAGTCATCGGCCAAGAGCATCTTTTGGGTGGAGACGGAATTTTGCGCCAAATTGTAGAAAAAAAGGAGCCCGTTAGCCTGATTTTTTGGGGGCCGGCCGGAACGGGCAAAACTACACTTTCAAGGATTATCGCGCGAGAGATGAATGCAGATTTTATTGAAATTTCAGCCGTTATTTCTGGTAAAAAAGATATTGAAAAAGTTATCGAGAGAGCCCGACAGAATTGGAATTTACAGATTAGAACCGTGTTGTTTGTCGACGAAATTCATCGCTTCAACAAGTCTCAGCAAGACGCGTTTTTGCCCCACATCGAAAGTGGCTTGATCTCTCTTATCGGCGCCACAACAGAGAATCCCGCCTTCGAAATTATTGCGCCGCTTATCTCGCGCAGCCGCGTCCTTACCCTCAATCCGCTCAGCGAGTTCAACATTATCGAAATTATCTCGCGAGCGATCTCTAAAGTTTCGCCCAAAACTCAAATTGACGGCGATGCGCTTCAACTTCTTGCGCGGATATCTGGAGGCGATGCTCGAAGTACACTCGGTCATCTGGAAATAATTCTCACTTTCGAAAAAAAGAAAATCACGCGCAAATCTGTCGAAAAATTCGCACAGGATTCTTCAATAACTTACGATAAATCCGGCGAAGAGCATTATAACACAATTTCAGCATTTATCAAGTCAATGCGGGCGGGCGATGTGGACGCTACAGGATTTTATCTCGCAAAGATGCTAAAAGCAGGCGAGGATCCCAGATATATTGCGCGCAGAATGGTGATTTTTGCCAGCGAGGACATCGGACTTGCCGGCAATGGTGCGCTAAGTCTGGCTGTTTCGGCGTTTGACGCAGTGGAACGCATCGGTATGCCACAGGCGGGCTACAATCTGTTTCACTGCGCAGTAGCACTGGCTAAAAGTAAGAAATCACGCGAGACAACTGGAGTGATGTACCAGTCCTACGATCTAGCAGAAAAATTCCCGCACGCAAGAGTCCCGCTCCACCTTCGAAATTCTACCTCTAAAATCACAGAAGAACTCGGCTATACTGAAGGATACGAGTGGACCGCCGGCTTTAAGCATGAAAAGGACTATCTTCCACCAGAAGTCCGCGCCTACAAGAATAACTCCGCGCACAACAAAGATCTCGGCCACGGCGTATGGACTCATCAAACCGAGGATTTAATCCAAAATTCAAAAACATAA
- the sbcB gene encoding exodeoxyribonuclease I has product MKTFFFYDLETSGFSPRRDRIMQFAGQRTDVNFEPIGKPVNILVRLNDDVLPSPGALMVTKISPQQTVEEGYTEAEFARMCAEEFFTPDTIAVGYNNIRFDDEHMRHLFWRNFFDPYEWQWKDGRSRWDFLDVVRMVRALRPDGINWPFVENPETGEKFPSNKLELLTKENGIEHENAHDALADVIGLIEVAKLLKKSQPQMLDYLLKMREKSEVQKLINLENPTPFVYTSGRFSAEFEKTSPAQIVAPAPNRNAVIWDLRISPEPFLQMSVEEIIDNLESSWSERDNTDFLPIPAKILQYNRCPAVAPFGVLTEENFERLKIDKAEILKNSEILKQNPVFCENLRSAFEKRSQNYSDSEENIEKQPEEMLYDGFLPDIDKKKVEAVRNANARQLADFNPDFTDERLPKLLLHYKARIFPKSLTLDEKSAWEKYRAENIQKMLPQFLKEMEEVSAQSDLSKAQENVLEDLKLWLENVLPENNSE; this is encoded by the coding sequence ATGAAAACCTTCTTTTTTTATGATCTTGAAACCAGCGGATTTAGCCCGCGCCGAGATCGGATTATGCAATTTGCTGGACAGAGAACAGATGTGAATTTTGAGCCAATTGGCAAGCCTGTGAATATTCTGGTGCGACTGAATGATGATGTTCTGCCGAGTCCGGGCGCGCTTATGGTGACCAAAATCAGCCCGCAACAGACTGTTGAAGAGGGCTACACGGAGGCGGAATTTGCTCGAATGTGCGCCGAAGAATTCTTCACGCCAGACACAATCGCGGTCGGCTACAACAATATCCGCTTTGACGATGAGCATATGCGACATCTGTTTTGGCGCAATTTTTTCGACCCGTATGAGTGGCAGTGGAAGGATGGTCGAAGTCGCTGGGACTTTCTCGACGTTGTTCGAATGGTGCGCGCGCTCAGGCCTGACGGCATCAATTGGCCTTTTGTCGAAAATCCTGAAACGGGCGAAAAATTCCCCTCAAATAAACTCGAACTTTTGACGAAGGAAAACGGCATCGAGCATGAAAACGCCCACGATGCTTTGGCTGATGTCATTGGCTTGATTGAGGTCGCTAAACTTCTTAAAAAATCGCAACCCCAAATGCTGGACTACTTGCTAAAAATGCGAGAAAAGTCGGAAGTTCAGAAACTCATTAATCTTGAAAATCCAACACCGTTTGTCTATACTTCTGGGCGATTTTCTGCTGAGTTTGAGAAGACTTCGCCCGCGCAAATTGTGGCTCCTGCACCCAACCGTAATGCTGTCATTTGGGATTTACGCATTTCTCCCGAGCCGTTTTTACAGATGTCAGTAGAAGAAATTATTGATAATCTTGAAAGTTCTTGGTCCGAGCGAGATAATACGGATTTTTTGCCAATTCCTGCTAAAATTCTCCAATATAATCGCTGTCCGGCGGTCGCGCCATTTGGTGTTTTAACGGAAGAAAATTTCGAAAGGCTTAAAATCGACAAGGCTGAAATCTTGAAGAACTCTGAAATTTTGAAGCAGAATCCAGTTTTTTGCGAAAATCTTCGTTCTGCTTTCGAGAAACGCAGTCAAAATTACAGCGATTCTGAAGAAAATATTGAAAAACAGCCAGAGGAAATGCTATATGACGGATTTTTGCCGGACATCGATAAGAAAAAAGTTGAGGCTGTCCGCAATGCTAATGCGCGTCAACTTGCCGATTTTAACCCTGATTTTACAGATGAGCGACTTCCAAAATTGCTACTTCATTACAAGGCTCGAATTTTTCCTAAATCACTGACCTTGGATGAAAAATCCGCGTGGGAAAAATATCGCGCTGAAAATATCCAAAAAATGCTGCCGCAATTCTTGAAAGAAATGGAAGAGGTTTCCGCGCAATCAGATCTCTCCAAAGCGCAAGAAAATGTTTTGGAGGACTTGAAACTTTGGCTAGAAAATGTTCTCCCAGAAAATAATTCTGAATAA